In one Rhodoflexus caldus genomic region, the following are encoded:
- a CDS encoding alpha-2-macroglobulin family protein produces the protein MSLLPVFWSLLSLWLASASVQTHQQTSDRQIVTTMPPDSLYYRRLWKSVDSLLQKRLEKQALVKVTEIYKRAAAEQNHPQQIKAFVQQIALRSTTEEQEQNLFKALREEAERQPAPAKQVLRYFLAKNYADYLSNNLWRMEDRTATADEDSSDDPETWSIRKLRAEIRRLYLASLEDAPALQKIRIEEWRELFSASLNPNQSELEGSPNRRYRPTLYDFLAHAAVDYLINSESIYEKVAQPFEIGSAEFFAPLPDFEKLTFNTRDTANTQLAAVRILQQLASFHRQANRMDALADLDLKRLDLMHRHATFANKDNAYEQALVAAEKTYAATPVAADFAYEQAVLYRERGQKFNRLMPDDPNRFMLKKALEIAEAAVKKYPKTQGANNCQQLIQRLKMSSFSVKAEAVNPPRQPFRILLTHQNLPQVWCKAVPLTDEDIQQIENWNTRDVALRKLFAAQGIAWNVALPSDGGDMQSHATEIAAPVLNLGKYLLIVADNQRFANSEKGEKVAYGVLTISNMAFMERRREGFAEYFLADRTSGQPVAGAKAEVALRQYNYRNSRYERKPYQTLTTDAEGMVRVAERPETKPAGLEQGYADFSVTFIHPDGKDRLSNVAQGTIVFNTYGESPAPQVKTDVHFFTDRSIYRPGQTIYYKILLTQQHNGERRPLANAGKITVFLFDANGQQVAEQEVTINEFGSGSGSFLAPPGGLNGQMRLVALQTSHYFRVEDYKRPKFEVKTDALAKAVRLGDEAEITGFAKAYSGAAVDGATVSYRVVRKPYNRFRPWWYWYPQDETPTEIAKGTLQTDAEGRFSIKFPALPDNATARSLQPLFDFEISVDVTDINGETQSTVKNIFIGYNALSLNADIGEKIALEKGSEKVKISALNAEQQNVAVQGTAKLVKLKAPSRIFRERLWEQPDLFAMSKEEFYKQFPNDPYAAEHLMPNWEAEKTIGTYAFDTDKQPEISLPVGEAGAYLLEISAKDPFGSEVTSRRYFTVYSEKSNRLPYPVALWEAALPSAKGSSGAVEPSDAARWQIGSGFSDAYIRYETEALNQLASSNVLKISNQAQVQTFAVEERHRGNVAMRAVMIRNGRFYQASRLVQVPHTNKQLNIRFETFRNKLLPGEKEEWRLKISNKDGTADRAAAEMVATLYDASLDVFGVHEFNFPAPPTFGIAYNWRGQTFGSQSFNQTGSNPYTGGLQQRYYDQLQWLNASLNPDSRLMFRLSSKRMAARAEEMAMAAPMAAMADGDSEDESTPREQAAAATTNQQQPEKNPVEQPKVRTNFNETAFFYPHLQTDEEGNLIIRFTLPESLTRWKMLGFAHKKDMRYGFAENELVAQKDLMVVPNPPRFFRERDEMTFVAKITNLSDNALTGEAQIRFFDAITMQPIDVQMYPRMVEAMSPQAIAEARSKKPFTVAKGQSTAVSWTIQIPDGTVQAITYRITAQAGNFSDGEEMTLPVLTDRMLVTETLPLPVRGGQTKTFELKKLTENRSQSLRHQSLTLEFTNNPAWYALQALPYLMEYPHECAEQTFSRFYANSIATHVVHSSPQIKAVFDAWQQQNGGSALASNLQKNEELKYLLLQETPWVRQALNEADRKRTVAVLFDLMRMTRELESAITKLEKIQYPSGGFPWFEGMPESRWVTQHIAAGLGHLNRLGVLTVRPDASANAKPAYNAPIDASRTWAMLQRAVSFLDKKIFEDYQQLKKLEKEGKIKMSDPHIGYEHYHYLYMRSFFGDIEPLPNFKIAIQYFTNQAEQYWTQTGLYTQGMAALALHRTGKTASAKTIVQSLKERAINSEETGMYWKANRSYWWYELPIETQALMIEVFAEVAQDAQAVNDLKIWLLKQKQTQDWKTTKATAEAVYALLLQGDNWPAETAMADIRVGAQKIDPARMDEVKVEAGTGYFQVKWNRGEIKPDMGKVTVSKPGKGIAWGGLYWQYFEDLDKITPAETPLKLRKQLYIERVTEKGLVLEPITEQTTVKIGDKVKVRIELRVDRAMEYVHLKDMRAAGFEPLNTLSGYRWQGGLGYYESTRDAATNFFFGWLPQGTHVFEYALRATQAGDFSNGVATIQCMYAPEFTAHSAGIRVRIAE, from the coding sequence ATGAGCTTATTGCCTGTTTTTTGGAGCTTGCTTTCTCTTTGGTTAGCATCGGCTTCCGTGCAAACACATCAACAAACTTCTGACCGTCAAATTGTTACAACCATGCCGCCCGATTCGCTCTATTACCGCCGCCTGTGGAAATCGGTGGATTCGCTTTTGCAAAAACGCCTTGAAAAACAGGCACTTGTAAAGGTTACGGAAATCTACAAACGCGCCGCAGCCGAGCAAAACCATCCGCAGCAAATCAAGGCATTTGTGCAGCAAATCGCACTGCGCAGCACTACCGAAGAGCAGGAGCAAAACCTCTTCAAAGCCCTGCGCGAAGAAGCCGAACGGCAGCCCGCACCCGCCAAACAGGTCTTGCGTTATTTTTTGGCAAAAAACTATGCCGACTATTTGAGCAACAACTTATGGCGCATGGAAGACCGCACCGCCACTGCCGATGAAGACAGTTCGGACGACCCCGAAACGTGGAGCATACGCAAGTTGCGCGCTGAAATCCGTCGGCTTTACTTGGCTTCGTTGGAAGATGCACCCGCGTTGCAAAAAATCCGCATAGAAGAGTGGCGCGAGCTGTTCAGTGCCAGCCTCAACCCTAACCAATCGGAGTTGGAAGGCAGCCCCAACCGCCGCTATCGCCCTACGCTCTACGACTTTTTGGCACATGCCGCCGTGGATTACCTCATCAATTCGGAAAGTATCTATGAAAAGGTAGCACAACCTTTTGAAATCGGTTCGGCAGAGTTTTTTGCACCGCTGCCCGACTTTGAAAAGCTCACGTTCAACACCCGCGATACGGCAAACACCCAATTGGCAGCCGTGCGCATTTTGCAGCAGTTGGCATCTTTCCACAGGCAGGCTAACCGCATGGACGCGCTGGCAGACTTAGACCTCAAACGCCTTGACCTCATGCATCGGCACGCCACCTTTGCCAATAAGGACAACGCCTACGAGCAGGCACTTGTTGCAGCCGAAAAAACCTATGCCGCCACGCCCGTTGCCGCCGATTTTGCCTACGAGCAGGCGGTTTTGTATCGGGAACGGGGGCAAAAGTTCAACCGCCTGATGCCCGACGACCCCAACCGCTTCATGCTGAAAAAAGCACTGGAAATTGCCGAAGCAGCCGTTAAAAAATACCCCAAAACGCAAGGGGCAAACAACTGCCAACAACTGATTCAGCGGCTGAAAATGAGCAGTTTTTCGGTCAAAGCCGAAGCCGTGAACCCGCCGCGGCAGCCCTTCCGAATCTTGCTGACGCATCAAAACCTGCCGCAAGTGTGGTGCAAAGCCGTTCCGCTGACCGATGAGGACATACAACAAATTGAAAACTGGAACACCCGCGATGTTGCCTTGCGGAAGCTGTTTGCAGCACAAGGCATCGCTTGGAACGTCGCTCTGCCTTCCGACGGCGGCGACATGCAAAGCCATGCTACCGAAATAGCCGCCCCCGTGCTTAACTTGGGCAAATATTTGCTCATTGTTGCCGATAACCAACGGTTTGCAAACAGCGAAAAAGGCGAAAAAGTAGCCTACGGCGTGCTGACAATCAGCAATATGGCGTTTATGGAACGCCGCCGCGAAGGGTTTGCCGAGTACTTCCTTGCCGACCGCACAAGCGGGCAACCCGTTGCAGGCGCAAAAGCAGAAGTAGCCTTGCGGCAGTACAACTACCGCAATAGCCGCTACGAGCGCAAGCCCTATCAAACCCTTACCACCGATGCAGAAGGCATGGTGCGCGTTGCGGAACGCCCCGAAACCAAACCCGCAGGTTTAGAGCAGGGCTATGCCGATTTTTCCGTTACGTTCATTCATCCCGACGGCAAAGACCGACTTAGCAACGTTGCACAAGGCACAATTGTGTTCAACACCTATGGCGAAAGCCCCGCGCCGCAGGTTAAAACCGACGTGCATTTCTTCACCGACCGCAGCATCTACCGCCCCGGACAAACGATTTACTACAAAATCCTGCTTACGCAACAGCACAACGGCGAGCGGCGACCGCTTGCCAATGCAGGCAAAATAACCGTTTTCCTCTTTGATGCCAACGGGCAACAGGTCGCCGAGCAGGAAGTTACCATCAACGAATTTGGCAGCGGCAGCGGCAGTTTCTTAGCCCCTCCGGGCGGCTTGAACGGGCAAATGCGCTTGGTTGCCCTTCAAACTTCGCACTATTTCCGCGTGGAAGACTACAAACGCCCCAAGTTTGAGGTAAAAACCGATGCCTTAGCCAAAGCCGTCCGCTTGGGCGATGAGGCAGAAATTACGGGATTTGCCAAAGCCTATTCGGGTGCAGCCGTGGACGGGGCAACGGTGAGCTATCGCGTGGTGCGCAAGCCCTACAACCGCTTTCGCCCGTGGTGGTATTGGTATCCGCAAGACGAAACCCCGACCGAAATTGCCAAAGGAACGCTTCAAACCGATGCCGAAGGCAGGTTCAGCATCAAATTCCCTGCCCTGCCCGATAATGCCACCGCCCGCAGCCTGCAACCGCTGTTTGATTTTGAAATCAGCGTGGACGTTACCGACATCAACGGCGAAACGCAAAGCACGGTCAAAAATATTTTCATCGGCTACAATGCCCTCAGCCTGAATGCCGACATCGGCGAGAAAATCGCCCTTGAAAAAGGCAGCGAAAAGGTGAAAATCAGCGCCTTAAACGCCGAGCAGCAGAACGTAGCCGTGCAAGGCACTGCCAAACTTGTCAAACTGAAAGCCCCAAGCCGCATTTTCCGCGAGCGCTTGTGGGAACAGCCCGATTTGTTTGCCATGAGCAAAGAGGAATTTTACAAGCAATTCCCCAACGACCCCTACGCCGCCGAACACCTGATGCCCAACTGGGAAGCCGAAAAAACCATCGGCACGTATGCTTTTGATACCGACAAACAGCCCGAAATCAGCCTGCCCGTAGGCGAAGCAGGTGCTTACTTGCTGGAAATCAGTGCGAAAGACCCGTTTGGCAGCGAGGTTACAAGCCGCCGCTATTTCACGGTTTATTCCGAAAAAAGCAATCGTTTGCCCTATCCCGTTGCTTTGTGGGAAGCAGCCTTGCCTTCGGCGAAAGGCAGCAGCGGCGCAGTAGAACCGTCCGATGCGGCACGCTGGCAAATCGGCAGCGGCTTTTCGGATGCCTACATCCGCTACGAAACCGAAGCACTAAATCAATTGGCTTCATCTAACGTGCTGAAAATCAGCAATCAGGCGCAAGTTCAAACCTTTGCCGTGGAAGAACGGCACCGCGGCAACGTAGCCATGCGCGCCGTGATGATTCGCAACGGGCGATTCTATCAGGCGAGCCGATTGGTGCAAGTGCCGCATACAAATAAGCAACTCAACATCCGCTTTGAAACTTTCCGCAACAAATTATTGCCCGGTGAAAAAGAAGAATGGCGGCTGAAAATCAGCAACAAAGACGGCACGGCAGACCGCGCCGCCGCCGAGATGGTCGCCACGCTCTACGATGCCTCTCTGGATGTTTTCGGGGTGCACGAGTTCAATTTCCCTGCCCCGCCGACTTTCGGCATTGCTTACAATTGGCGCGGGCAAACCTTTGGCAGTCAGTCGTTTAACCAAACGGGTAGCAATCCGTACACGGGCGGCTTGCAGCAGCGTTACTACGACCAACTGCAATGGCTGAACGCAAGCCTTAACCCGGACAGCCGCTTGATGTTCAGGCTGTCGTCTAAACGAATGGCGGCACGTGCAGAGGAAATGGCTATGGCAGCCCCTATGGCGGCAATGGCAGACGGCGACAGCGAGGATGAATCAACGCCCCGCGAGCAGGCAGCCGCGGCAACGACCAATCAACAACAGCCCGAAAAGAACCCCGTTGAGCAGCCCAAAGTGCGCACCAACTTCAACGAAACGGCGTTTTTCTATCCGCACCTGCAAACCGACGAAGAAGGCAACTTGATAATCCGCTTTACGCTGCCCGAATCGCTCACGCGCTGGAAAATGCTGGGTTTTGCCCACAAAAAAGACATGCGCTACGGCTTTGCGGAAAACGAATTGGTGGCGCAAAAAGACCTGATGGTTGTGCCTAATCCGCCGCGATTCTTCCGCGAGCGCGACGAAATGACGTTTGTCGCCAAAATCACCAATTTGAGCGACAACGCACTGACGGGCGAAGCGCAAATCCGATTCTTTGACGCAATCACCATGCAGCCGATTGACGTGCAGATGTACCCGCGCATGGTAGAGGCGATGTCGCCGCAAGCCATTGCCGAAGCGCGTTCCAAAAAGCCTTTCACCGTAGCCAAAGGTCAAAGCACTGCCGTCAGTTGGACAATTCAAATCCCCGACGGAACGGTACAGGCAATCACCTACCGCATCACGGCACAGGCAGGCAATTTCAGCGACGGCGAAGAAATGACCCTACCCGTGCTAACCGACCGCATGTTAGTTACCGAAACGCTGCCGTTGCCCGTTCGCGGCGGACAAACCAAGACTTTTGAGCTGAAAAAATTGACCGAAAACCGCAGCCAAAGCCTTCGCCATCAAAGCCTTACGCTGGAATTTACCAACAATCCGGCGTGGTATGCCTTGCAGGCGCTGCCCTACCTGATGGAATACCCGCACGAGTGCGCCGAGCAAACGTTCAGCCGCTTTTATGCCAACAGCATTGCCACACATGTGGTACACAGCAGCCCGCAAATCAAGGCAGTATTTGACGCATGGCAGCAACAAAACGGCGGCTCTGCACTGGCTTCCAATTTGCAGAAAAACGAAGAATTGAAGTACCTACTCTTGCAGGAAACCCCGTGGGTGCGTCAGGCACTCAACGAAGCCGACCGCAAGCGCACCGTTGCCGTGCTGTTTGACCTGATGCGCATGACCCGCGAGTTGGAATCTGCCATTACCAAGTTGGAAAAAATACAGTACCCGAGCGGCGGCTTTCCTTGGTTTGAAGGAATGCCCGAAAGCCGATGGGTTACGCAGCACATCGCCGCGGGTTTGGGGCATTTGAACCGCTTGGGCGTGCTCACCGTCCGCCCCGATGCTTCGGCGAATGCCAAACCTGCCTACAACGCCCCGATTGACGCAAGCCGCACTTGGGCGATGCTGCAACGCGCCGTCAGTTTCCTTGACAAAAAGATTTTTGAGGATTATCAGCAACTCAAAAAGTTGGAAAAAGAGGGCAAAATCAAGATGAGCGACCCGCACATCGGCTACGAGCATTACCACTACCTCTACATGCGCAGTTTCTTTGGCGATATTGAGCCGCTGCCCAACTTTAAAATCGCCATTCAGTACTTCACCAATCAGGCAGAGCAATATTGGACGCAAACAGGACTCTACACGCAAGGCATGGCAGCCCTTGCCCTGCACCGCACGGGCAAAACGGCAAGTGCCAAAACCATTGTGCAGTCGCTCAAAGAACGCGCCATCAACAGCGAAGAAACGGGCATGTATTGGAAAGCCAACCGCAGCTATTGGTGGTACGAACTGCCCATTGAAACGCAAGCACTGATGATTGAAGTTTTCGCCGAAGTTGCGCAAGATGCCCAAGCCGTTAACGACCTGAAAATCTGGCTGTTGAAACAAAAACAAACGCAGGATTGGAAAACAACCAAAGCCACCGCCGAAGCCGTTTACGCGCTCTTGCTGCAAGGCGATAACTGGCCGGCGGAAACGGCAATGGCAGACATCCGCGTGGGGGCGCAAAAAATTGACCCCGCCCGAATGGACGAGGTGAAAGTGGAAGCGGGAACGGGCTATTTTCAGGTCAAATGGAATCGCGGCGAAATCAAACCCGACATGGGCAAAGTAACCGTGAGCAAACCCGGCAAAGGCATTGCTTGGGGCGGCTTGTATTGGCAATATTTTGAAGATTTGGACAAAATAACCCCTGCCGAAACACCGCTCAAACTGCGCAAGCAACTCTACATTGAGCGCGTTACCGAAAAAGGGCTTGTTTTAGAGCCGATTACCGAACAAACAACCGTCAAAATCGGCGACAAGGTGAAGGTACGTATTGAGTTGCGCGTTGACCGCGCCATGGAATACGTCCACTTGAAAGACATGCGCGCCGCAGGTTTTGAGCCTTTGAACACCCTGAGCGGCTACCGTTGGCAAGGCGGCTTGGGCTACTACGAAAGCACCCGCGACGCTGCCACTAACTTCTTTTTCGGTTGGTTGCCGCAGGGCACGCACGTGTTTGAGTATGCCTTGCGCGCTACGCAGGCAGGCGATTTTTCCAACGGCGTAGCCACTATCCAATGTATGTACGCCCCCGAATTTACCGCTCATTCGGCAGGCATTCGCGTGCGCATTGCGGAATGA
- a CDS encoding aromatic ring-hydroxylating oxygenase subunit alpha, whose translation MEIFNISSDIRKAHTLPTQFYTEPLYFEAAKEKIFARSWQWLGDDAAVQLPQHVQPLTLLEGYLNEPLLLASDEQGEIRCLSNVCTHRGKVLVQQPGKCRKIICGYHGRRFALNGKFEHMPEFKDVCDFPSEADNLAQVPLQKWHRFLFAALNPQWDLAPVLAEMDKRIGFLDFERFRYDPLTSRDYLVRAHWALYCENYLEGFHIPFVHPDLNALLDFATYNTEIHGFMNLQVGYASKGSDCFALPQGHPDEGKEIAAYYFWIFPNLMLNFYPWGLSVNVVKPLQLDLCKVSFITYVYDPQRFNRQTAAQTDKVEREDEAVVESVQLGVRSRFYKSGRYSPRYETGVHHFHQLIADSMNTQ comes from the coding sequence ATGGAAATTTTTAACATCTCTTCGGATATTCGCAAGGCACACACCCTCCCTACGCAGTTTTATACCGAACCGTTGTACTTTGAGGCAGCGAAAGAGAAAATATTTGCCCGCTCGTGGCAATGGCTCGGCGATGATGCCGCGGTGCAACTGCCGCAGCATGTGCAGCCGCTCACGCTGTTGGAAGGCTATTTGAACGAACCGCTGCTGCTTGCCTCCGACGAACAGGGCGAAATTCGCTGTTTGAGCAATGTTTGCACGCATCGGGGCAAGGTGTTGGTGCAGCAGCCGGGCAAGTGCCGCAAAATCATCTGCGGGTATCACGGGCGGCGGTTTGCCCTCAACGGGAAGTTTGAGCACATGCCTGAATTTAAGGACGTTTGCGATTTCCCGTCGGAAGCCGATAACCTCGCGCAGGTGCCGCTGCAAAAATGGCATCGGTTTTTGTTTGCCGCACTCAATCCGCAGTGGGATTTAGCACCCGTACTTGCCGAAATGGACAAGCGCATCGGTTTTCTGGACTTTGAGCGTTTCCGCTACGACCCGCTGACCTCTCGCGACTACCTCGTGCGGGCACACTGGGCACTGTATTGCGAAAATTATTTGGAAGGTTTCCACATCCCCTTCGTGCATCCCGATTTGAATGCACTTTTAGACTTTGCTACATACAACACTGAAATTCACGGCTTTATGAATTTGCAAGTAGGCTATGCAAGCAAAGGTTCGGACTGTTTCGCGCTGCCCCAAGGACACCCCGACGAAGGCAAGGAAATAGCCGCCTATTACTTCTGGATTTTCCCGAATTTGATGCTGAATTTCTACCCTTGGGGGCTTTCAGTAAATGTGGTCAAGCCCTTGCAGCTCGATTTGTGCAAGGTGAGTTTCATTACTTATGTGTATGACCCTCAGCGATTTAATCGGCAAACAGCCGCACAGACCGATAAGGTAGAGCGTGAAGATGAAGCGGTAGTAGAAAGTGTGCAGTTGGGGGTTCGCTCGCGCTTCTACAAATCGGGGCGTTACTCGCCGCGCTATGAGACGGGCGTGCATCATTTTCATCAATTGATAGCCGACAGCATGAACACTCAATAA
- a CDS encoding sensor histidine kinase, with product MQILPVFNTLIAKAPVKKILQVFLYCCLCLGAGLGAALSTYAQKKAEYRVELTDEEGTLVAEQGTVIFNKKEKASVSKGKGLLLLPRNAQWIFDVKTNLQSDGDVVYQPVYKGWTIDKEAGKITVKLQKVKPVTLSINYPDGQPCGNATIVFKGPKNNDTLQIKASQGGLIKFNIPYQADVVGDKNYSFFVDGLPANAVSERSGIVRIIAARAKVAEQKQPIAEKRPSDETRLMLLNYATKQALTNKRFVIGGQSVATDAQGIVVLKIGNELDIEGYDIENQIVDDNNYMVKVFVKPVVKSADSSGDALTLEAQLESFIRMLGDRNSLMEQEIEKIKLRINADRSFTKEQRERLTRQIQILENITDKNDEAYKKAHLEIKSILKQIGKRPSADTLMEKELTLANERLRKAEEDKERILQEQEANREKSRIQLLAAISVAGFLFLVVLVFFIVNKSINRKKEELALRMEEINRQNDKIRSQNELLMMQQEEIARKNLRLEELNNEKNSLMDIVAHDLKSPLSKVVNIAQLLPVVGELNEEQRNYVTIIRKSALDGTRFIDDLLDINAIEQGQTIEISHEKMSLAIFLPELLKSFRHQADMKSIRLHFQNKADDAMISTDREYLKRIMENLVSNAIKFSPHGSNIYLKVKEANMQLYISVKDEGPGIGEEDHKRLFKKFQRLSARPTGGESSTGLGLSIVKLLTERLGGRIMVNSVEGKGSEFTVVLPKDPSLSPKALEAESAMALKQS from the coding sequence ATGCAAATCTTGCCTGTGTTTAACACACTCATAGCAAAAGCGCCTGTAAAAAAGATATTACAGGTTTTTCTGTATTGCTGCCTGTGTTTAGGAGCAGGTTTAGGAGCAGCCCTTAGCACATATGCGCAAAAAAAAGCCGAGTACAGGGTAGAATTAACCGATGAAGAAGGTACTCTTGTTGCAGAACAAGGCACAGTCATTTTCAACAAAAAGGAAAAGGCAAGCGTTTCCAAAGGAAAAGGTCTGCTGCTGCTGCCTCGCAATGCCCAATGGATATTTGATGTAAAGACCAACCTGCAATCGGATGGAGACGTGGTGTATCAGCCTGTTTATAAGGGCTGGACGATAGATAAGGAGGCAGGAAAAATCACGGTTAAGTTACAAAAAGTAAAGCCTGTTACACTCTCCATTAATTATCCCGACGGGCAACCCTGCGGCAATGCAACCATCGTTTTCAAAGGGCCTAAAAACAATGATACGTTGCAAATCAAAGCCTCGCAAGGGGGACTTATCAAGTTCAATATCCCCTATCAGGCAGATGTTGTCGGAGATAAGAACTACAGTTTTTTTGTGGACGGGCTGCCGGCCAATGCCGTGTCGGAACGGAGCGGTATCGTACGCATTATAGCGGCGCGCGCCAAAGTAGCCGAACAGAAACAGCCGATAGCGGAAAAACGCCCGAGCGATGAAACCCGTCTGATGTTGCTTAATTATGCGACCAAACAGGCTTTGACCAATAAACGCTTTGTTATCGGTGGACAATCGGTTGCAACCGATGCACAAGGCATTGTTGTGCTAAAAATCGGTAATGAGCTCGACATTGAAGGCTACGATATTGAAAATCAAATTGTTGATGACAACAACTACATGGTTAAAGTATTTGTTAAGCCTGTTGTCAAATCTGCAGATAGTTCAGGCGACGCTCTTACGCTGGAAGCACAATTGGAGAGTTTCATCCGCATGTTAGGCGACCGCAACAGCCTGATGGAACAAGAAATTGAAAAAATTAAACTGCGCATCAATGCCGACCGCAGTTTTACCAAGGAGCAACGCGAAAGACTGACCCGACAAATTCAGATACTGGAAAACATTACCGATAAAAATGACGAAGCCTATAAAAAAGCTCACTTGGAAATCAAAAGCATTTTAAAGCAAATAGGCAAACGACCTTCTGCCGATACGCTCATGGAAAAAGAGTTAACCTTGGCTAATGAGAGATTGCGCAAAGCCGAGGAGGATAAAGAGCGCATCTTGCAGGAGCAGGAAGCCAACAGAGAAAAATCGCGCATTCAACTGTTGGCAGCCATCAGCGTGGCAGGTTTCCTGTTTTTAGTGGTGTTGGTATTCTTCATTGTTAATAAGAGCATCAACCGAAAGAAAGAAGAACTCGCCTTGCGAATGGAAGAAATCAACAGACAAAACGACAAAATCCGTTCGCAAAATGAGTTGCTGATGATGCAACAGGAAGAAATTGCACGCAAAAATCTCCGCTTGGAAGAATTAAACAACGAGAAAAACAGTTTGATGGACATTGTGGCGCATGACCTCAAATCTCCGTTGAGCAAGGTGGTGAACATTGCCCAATTGCTGCCCGTAGTAGGCGAACTCAACGAAGAACAGCGCAACTATGTAACCATCATTCGCAAGTCGGCATTGGATGGCACGCGGTTTATTGATGACTTGCTCGATATCAATGCCATCGAACAGGGGCAAACCATTGAAATTTCGCACGAGAAAATGAGTCTGGCGATTTTCCTGCCCGAATTATTGAAGAGTTTTCGCCATCAGGCCGATATGAAATCCATTCGTTTGCATTTCCAAAACAAAGCAGACGATGCCATGATTAGCACAGACCGCGAATACTTGAAGCGCATCATGGAAAATCTGGTGTCCAATGCCATTAAGTTTTCGCCGCACGGCAGCAATATTTACCTGAAAGTCAAAGAGGCCAACATGCAACTGTACATTTCAGTGAAAGATGAAGGCCCCGGCATTGGCGAAGAAGACCATAAGCGGCTGTTCAAAAAATTTCAGCGATTGTCAGCCCGTCCAACCGGTGGAGAAAGTTCCACAGGGTTGGGACTTTCCATTGTTAAACTGCTGACCGAACGGTTGGGCGGTCGCATCATGGTAAACAGCGTGGAAGGCAAAGGGTCTGAATTTACGGTAGTACTTCCCAAAGACCCCTCGCTAAGCCCCAAAGCATTGGAGGCAGAGTCTGCAATGGCACTTAAACAAAGTTGA
- a CDS encoding DUF4178 domain-containing protein produces MQINCPSCGAPLELSYRAAKVVVCNYCGQTSFINAGQLEAYGGAKVLLADYGSLFELHQRGKIKNLSFEIMGRLRFEYYEGFWDEWLVLLNGEEEAWLQEDEGELTLFRKARISGETPAFDTIRVGQTVTLQLQLPDNGKVGNYPIFIIEKHKATIQGGEGELPFLIEPGEQADYADGICNGAPVSIDYTVEGISVSWGLPLAVKDINFV; encoded by the coding sequence ATGCAAATCAATTGCCCATCCTGCGGAGCACCGCTCGAGCTGAGTTATCGGGCTGCCAAAGTAGTGGTCTGCAACTATTGCGGTCAGACAAGTTTTATCAATGCCGGCCAATTGGAGGCGTATGGCGGAGCCAAGGTGCTGCTGGCCGATTACGGTTCGTTGTTTGAGTTGCACCAACGCGGAAAAATCAAAAATCTGTCTTTTGAAATCATGGGCAGGTTGCGCTTTGAGTATTACGAAGGCTTCTGGGATGAGTGGCTGGTACTGCTCAACGGCGAAGAAGAGGCTTGGTTGCAGGAAGATGAGGGTGAACTTACGCTGTTTCGCAAGGCGCGGATAAGCGGCGAAACACCTGCTTTTGATACTATCAGAGTCGGACAAACCGTTACGCTGCAACTGCAACTCCCCGACAACGGCAAAGTGGGCAATTATCCGATATTTATCATTGAAAAACACAAAGCCACCATTCAGGGTGGCGAAGGCGAACTGCCCTTTCTCATTGAGCCGGGTGAACAGGCCGATTATGCGGACGGCATTTGCAACGGTGCACCCGTCAGCATTGACTACACAGTAGAAGGAATTTCCGTCAGTTGGGGGCTGCCGCTGGCCGTAAAGGATATCAACTTTGTTTAA
- a CDS encoding HAD family hydrolase: protein MRPTDFPNIIFDLGGVILNLDILRTIRAFSEISGKDFAQWYTQREQKALFDAFETGQISSEEFRHAIRAELECPLTDEVIDNCWNAMLLDLPLERLQLLERLKSQKRTFLLSNTNAIHKTAFEQIIENQHGISSLSHLFERDYYSHLLGMRKPHPEVFHYILQTHGLRPEETLFIDDSIQHVEGAKQAGLHALHIAGDTDIIRIFG from the coding sequence ATGCGGCCAACCGATTTTCCTAACATCATTTTTGACCTCGGCGGTGTAATTCTCAACTTGGATATTTTGCGTACCATTCGAGCATTTTCGGAAATTTCGGGTAAAGATTTTGCCCAATGGTACACCCAGCGCGAGCAAAAGGCCTTGTTTGATGCATTTGAGACGGGTCAAATCAGTTCCGAAGAGTTTCGCCATGCCATTCGCGCAGAGCTCGAGTGCCCGCTGACCGATGAGGTGATAGATAACTGCTGGAACGCCATGTTGTTGGATTTGCCTTTGGAGCGGCTGCAACTACTCGAACGGCTCAAATCGCAAAAGCGGACGTTTTTATTGAGCAATACCAACGCCATTCATAAAACTGCTTTTGAGCAAATTATTGAAAATCAGCATGGTATATCATCGCTGAGCCACTTGTTTGAGCGCGATTATTACTCTCATTTGCTGGGAATGCGCAAACCGCATCCGGAGGTTTTTCATTACATCCTCCAAACACACGGGTTGCGACCCGAGGAAACGCTGTTTATAGACGATTCTATTCAGCACGTTGAGGGGGCCAAACAAGCGGGTTTACATGCGTTGCATATTGCGGGAGACACAGATATTATTCGTATTTTTGGTTAA